TGCTGTCACTTTTTTAAGCTCATTTAGTTACTTAACATGTGAGTGTTGGCATTGTTTGTCCACTGGTTAAGAATTGTGTTTTTTTGTGATTGGATGTTACCTCTCTTGTAGGATCAATTGGGAAGAGTTGGATTGTTGTCTGGGATTCTATTTATAATGTTGGGTTTGGGTTCGGATGGTGTACCTCCACTTGTTCAGTCAAGAACTCCACCACCTGCGATGATGGGATTGTCTAATATTCCAGCTTCATTGGGAGGTTATTCATATTTGGTTATGAAGCTTGGTCCATTGCAGCTTACAAGGAAAGGATTGGCAGTAGCAAGCACATCCGCATGTTTAACTTTCACCGTGAGCTCCTTTTCCTTGCTTCACTTATCAactccatatatatctcttcatgTTTACCATCAGTTGCTAGCATTACCTTAGAAGTATCAGTCAAAATCTTATCACGTATTTCGTGGCAGATATGACAAGTTGTTTAGCTGACTTGAGTTACATTTTGTATTTAGTCATTGAAATTACAATAACATTGAATTAGGTCTCTTTTCATGAAAGATCTTCCAAAGTGCAAGTTTGTGTCTATCTACAACCACACCGGAGGAACTTGCTGCCGCTTTAAGATGGTTTATGCTTCCATTAGCACGTGTTGGTGTTCCTGTGTCTGAAGTAATCCTCACCCTACTGCTTTCCTTGAGGTTCATCAGTCTAGTTTTTGACGAGGTAAGGTTGATGTCATTGCAGTTAGTTAAAAACCATCAACTCAACGAAAATATGGATTTCATATATTTTTTGTGCAGGTTCGTAATGCTGCACTCGGGATTGTAGCTCGAAGGATTAATTGGAAGCATTTGACAATAATGGAAACAGTTGAAAGTAAGTTCTTTATGGTTGATGCAGTTGTAGCTGGAGCAATGAATTTTGCACATAAATAATTTTGTTCCTTACTTATTTACTTGAATTTTGCAGTTTTCTTCATATACGTACGTCGAatcttcaaaaatatttttagccATGCGGAGCAGATCACGCAGGTTATATCTTTTGACATTTTTGCTTTTATAAATTTTAGGCCTTGTTATTCCCCTCATAGTTTCTTTCTAGTTACGCAGTATGTCGACTATGTAAGTGCCATGCGAAAGTGGAATTATATTCCCACTGGTTAATGTTTAGTCTCATTGCATTTTCCTGCAAGATGATACCTGCACAAATAGGCAGTTTTAACTGATATGCTCTTCAAATATTCAAATTTGAGGATTAGCGTTGGCTAGATTGGCCCAATTATTTGAAATTGTTTCAGCCTCTGGATTCCCTATTTATCAACCAAATTTGGCACTGCAGGCTATGATTGTTAGAGGATTTCGTGGTGATGCAAACACTCATAAGATTTACTTCCTACGGAATTCATCGTTTCGGTTCGCCGATTTTGTTTCCTTATTGTTCCTCGGTGGTGTTATTGGCGCCGCAATTTTGTCTGAGTACTACCTCATCTGATACATGTAAGTTTTTTATTATATTCTCACACCTTCTAGAGAATACTTTATATGCAACCACATTTTTCGTACCGATCATTTACTAAACTGCAAATCTTTATAGATCTCATAAAAAAACTGCCAAAAGCTGGTATAATGATACATCCAATTTCAAGTGGGTGTGGGGAATCTGAACATCCATATGCACCGTATCCCTTCAAGCCATAGTTGTGCCGAGTGTGAATTCACAGGACTGATATAGGCGCGAACGGGGATGTTGTATGGAGGACGTAACATAATTCATCACATGTGGTGAGTGCATCTCACTTTTGATTAGTCCTGTCGGATTTAGCACCTAGCGGCGAAGGGGATTCTTTACTGTGACAAAATTAGTTGAATACTCTGAAGCTCTACGAAGATGTAGTAATTGTAGATCTCTGCACTTAATTTGTGTGAAGCATTATTTTAGCCCCACTTGGGATTGCATTTGTTCAGTATTACTCTGTAACTAACTTTTAGTCAAAATAGAGTTCGACTCAGAGTTCTGTTTGGAGGAATTTTTAAGCATTGCTTCATCCCCATTTGGGTTCAAACCAGGAATTCAAGAAACAAACAGATGCAAAAACACACAATCACCACTCCCATTATGTTGCATTCATCTGAAAATTTCTTCTCATAAGACATTACCACGACAGGAATGTTTCTCAGGGACAAAGTTTCTTTAATTGTTTTGAGTAAGCCGTAACCTGTCATTCCTGGCATTTCATAGTCCGTAATTACCATTTGAAACAACATATTACTGAGCAGAGCCTTGTCTCCAAACACAGCAGTAGTAACTTCAAAAACTAATGAGGTCCATGAGGATGTCGATGTAAGTAGtagatgttgaagatgatgatgacatTTTGGAAAAGAACTTCTCGACAATCTTGCTGTTAACGGGTCGTCGTCAACTCACGAGGAGTTGCCAATGCCAGCTACGACCAAATGAGACTTGCAACGAGAGTTTGGGGTTACGATGCTCATTTTTGGGCCTCCAAACAAATTTGAGGCCCAAATATTGAtgtctttcctttattttcgaatagcAGCCAACAGTGATTAGTATCAACCAGTGCCAATATTAGGGAAGAAGGCtcttattggggcgtcacactctatTAGAGGGGCGTCAAGACAAAAACGgatcacccataagtaatataaaaaaatccttatctcaaataattttgtaatgaacaAACAACCCTTACTTAGctaattttaatttagtttaattattaatctaatctaattaaattaagaagatgaattttgttatataCTTGGAATTCTGGGACAaaatttttgtgggaagaaaaactagaaaaagaaaaaattttggagattttttttcaaaacctagattTGATATTTTTAGACTTTCATGGCGAATTACGGTTGAGTTGGGCTTCGTTTCCAACCGTAACTAAATTTTACGTCTGGGTTTGGAAGAGGGTTGAGCTTCATTGCCaaccgtaaatttggtttacgcctAGGTTTGGAATAAATCCAAGCGTAACTGGTTTCCAATAGGACAAAACCAAAATTACGTTTAGGTTAGATTCGCCATCCAAACCCAAACATAAATAGTTTTCGCATGGTTAATTATTACttattttacgtctaggttagatGTTgcaaattccaaccgtaattagagTGATAAACTGTATACAGGCCTATGCGATggatgattcttttttttttctttttctttttggcttGTAACTAGAATATTTTTCAGAATTGCAAACCAAACTCCTGTTACTGATGCAGTTATGTAGCTGTCATTTTTTGATCCGCATCATAAATTTGCTCAAGGTTGGTGTGAGGAACATAACATACAAGACAAATTAAGCGCTGGTGGGACTGACTTTAATGTCCATAAGCACTTGTTTAACTGATCGGAGGATTTCCGTCTGTCGACCAAGCATCTCATGTGGCGTTACTCATAAGACAAAGGGTCTGTTTACATTAAAAACAAAACTATTATCCTCTTTTTATGTTCTTGGCATGTCGACTCTATTCAACCAATACAAAATCATTTAGAAGTTACAGATGCAaggaaatcatcaattgatctaaTAGTAGACCCTTCGTGATGACCATCTTCATTGCAGCATTAATTTTCTCCGCAATCACCGTTGCCCTCTTCCTCATTTCTTCTCCATTATTGCCATTCATAACCTGTTCAATTGCATTCTGCACATCTTTACTCAATACTTCATCTTCATTTCCATTAGCCAATTGCACAGACACCCCcagttcttcttccaacatctctGAATTAAAAGCTTCTTCTCCACCTAGACGTTTGTAATTACGTTTGTAGAAGATTAAGTTTCAATAATAGTGGATTATATCCATTAGGCTATCCATGACTAAATTACTGTAAGTCGACCTGCAAATTTTCACAAGAAGTTACCTAACTTTATTAGTCTCATAACTTTAGTTTATTGATCATCTCACCAAAGTGTGGTTCACTGAATTAATACTATACTAGCCATTAAGAAAAAATCATCACAAGCTCAGAAAATAATAGTTAGCAGGATATATAGTGAGCAGTAACAGCAGCAGTAGTTGAATCTATCTATCTATGTATACCTTAATTAGTTATGGCTTTTGAAATTTCCTGTTTCTCTattatctcttcttttctttctttgggAGGAACTGGAGCAGTTTTAGTAGTAGtacatgaagaagaaaaagaaaagtgaaaATGATGTTGTACGATTTTGGATGAACTTCTACACCATACTTGCTACATACCTTGCTAACTTGGCTAATATAGGTTAACCTGCAACAACTCAGAACTTCTACGCCATACTTGATCTCATAAAAAATATTCAGGCTTAATTACGTCTAAGTTATCCTGGAGAAAATTATAATCGAACCCAGACGTAAAACAATGCGCTTGGAAAGTTCATCACCCAACTTATGCGTAAAAGAAATACGCCTGGAAACGTCAGTCACCCAACCTAGGCGTAAAAAAACTACGCCTGGGAACTTCAGTCACCCAACCTACGCGTAAAAAAAATACGCATGGAAACTTTGGTGCACGTACCTAGGCGTAAACCTAAATTGCAATTCCTTCAAAACATCCAGAAACTTTTACGTCTGGGTTTTGTCTACTTAAAAACCAAGCGTAAATAAAAGAAATACGCCTGAATTCCCCTAAACCTAGTCGTAAACCTACATGCAAAATCAATTTACGCCTAAATTCCTCTAAACCTAGGCGTAAGTTCTTCAAATATTAGACCTACGCTTGGCTAACCTAGGCATAACACCttcaaaaacaaaattgaaaccctaatttggcttcGATTTGATTCAATACGAGTAAGAAAAGATGGGTTTGTCGATTAGTACCTTATATACACCATGGATTGTTGTTGAGGAGTTCGAAATTCCGAAAAATCAATTGCTTCAATCGGTGGTTGTTGAGGATAAAGTTGTTGGTCAGGGGGTTGATTGAGATTTTGATTACCATCACTGCAATCAGTTTGTTTCTTCCTCATTTTTCATACAGATTTCAATCCTACGAGATTCAATTTTTCGGATCGCCCAATTAATCGAAAATGATGAAATGAAATGATGTGAAAATttactgtgaagaagaagaaagtgtgaAGATATTAGGtttttattctgtttttgttttaattttaattgaagggtAATTTGGACAAATTGCTATTGAATTAAAAGTATCCCTTCACCAGATTTTTGGTCACCAGATACCCAAATGAAGCCCCTCTaatggagtgtgacgccccaataataaccttcttagGGAAACAGATGATACGGAATTACGGATGcagatttttgatttttgtcaTGGGTGCATAGAACATAGGATCACAATGATTAGCTTTGGCTCATGAGGAAGTTTTCGGGATAGGTGTTATGAGACAATTTTAGACCACTGTGCAATTTTCAGTCGCATGTAATTTGTGGATCACAAGGTACATTTTGGTTCACATGGCTATTGTGTTTTGGGTTAGCGTGGTAGATTCATGGTCACGCTCGTTATTTTCATGCGTTTGTTTCTTGGAACAAACCTTCACCATACTAGTGCCACTGACCACTTCACCTCTACATGTGCCAGGTTCAATAACAAACAAACAATGATGATTTCCAATTTTCCTACCACAGGAAGACAATATCTAGCCGAAAAATATTGGGCTAATCAAAACAGACAGCAAACAATAGGCCGAGCTCTTTTTTTCAGATTCACAATGTGACATTGTACAGAAAAAAAGACTTGGGaatcaatcacaaacatattTCAAAAATAGGGATGCAAACTGGCTAGTCAGTTTATCAAGAAGAACACTTCTGGGTTATTAAAGGAAAACCCAAATTACATTCAAAATGACCCAACTCGGGAGTTAAAATCAGATGGTTCAGTAGCCAATATGATTATCCTTATCATATACAAACGGCAATATCTAGCCTATCAAACACCAATATGAGAGAAACATCCTTAACGACACATATGAAGTCAATATACTAAAAACCAGTATGAATAATCTCGGGCCAATCATGATAAGGAAAGTACCCAGTAGACTACAACCCCCACTCCTCTCAGACTCCCAATTCTCTGTTCCATGTACCTGAACCTATTTAGGTTCATCACCAGGCGTGACTGCTTCAGACTTTGAATTCCCAGGTAATGGTGAAGGAGAACCCTCAGCTCCCATCTctgttcttagctcattgatgcTCTGCTCCAGTTCATCTATTCGATTACCCATCTCATCAAGTGCAGAGAAGTTAAGGAAATCAAGAACTGTTCTTAATCACATAGATATCAAACGCAGTGATTCAAATTTGCTATTTTATAGGTAGACAACTATAATAAATGTGAGATATAAAATGTAAAATACAACTATAACAATCTCATGTTAGAACTACCAGCAATAGAAGTTCAACAACTAAATAGTGGGAAAAGGATATTCTTTGAGACAATGGTGTTAGACATCTGTTGAAACCTAGATTGCTGCAAAAGACAACAATTTATCAGAAAGGAATACACAATGAAAAATTGCCATTCCAGGGTTTGTAATGGAAGAGATCTCGAAATGTGCTGTGTGCAAGACAACTTACCATCTGCTGAAGAAGGCTTTGAACCTGAGACAGTAAAAGAGAGATTAAGTCAGACTCAAGCTTATCTGTCTTTGACAATTATagaactaaataaccaaataacaCGTAACAGAAATAAGCCACAATCTAGTCTCAGCAATTTCCAATGTAACTACCTGACCATATATGTTCTACATTGTAGAGGGTCATAAACTTGTAGGAAAGTTTCAAGATACAGTGTAAAGCAAATGTACCCACAAAATTGATACTAAAACATGACTTGTAAATCTCAATACATTGAATAACTCTCTCAGAGAGTCAGAGGGCAAAAGATCATGCTTATAACTTAATCTGATAACTAATACTTTCTCATTCTAAAGCTAGGTTTCTTATCACATATATGAAGAATCACATCCACTATGTTAACAGCAAACCGCCCTTGAGAGTGAACATCGTGATTATGCTCATTCATTTTTGTCAAGCAAAGAATTCCTGTACAAGAAAACCAGTTAAGAACTTACAAATACAGTCATATCTGCGGGACTTTGAGTTCCTTCCGAAGCTGGTTCATGCTCGACTCCACCAGGTGTAGTAAAGCCAGGCTGACCCTAAAAATCAAACAACTTAAG
This DNA window, taken from Papaver somniferum cultivar HN1 chromosome 3, ASM357369v1, whole genome shotgun sequence, encodes the following:
- the LOC113355375 gene encoding heat shock factor-binding protein-like; translation: MKNDTPMGQPGFTTPGGVEHEPASEGTQSPADMTVFVQSLLQQMQSRFQQMSNTIVSKIDEMGNRIDELEQSINELRTEMGAEGSPSPLPGNSKSEAVTPGDEPK
- the LOC113355374 gene encoding protein ABCI12, chloroplastic-like — its product is MNFIKVQTSPILSPNSVNKNLIFIKSKHGFVSIDSNSNLKTQYSWKINKTLDTKRRKFEVYCSVNDSNGDKTSNIWMKWMPKGDIAEKVFRLISSATSSPICQYVSSPTTFLHSVDPRIKLVWLLALVVLPARSHIVMRFGLVGYLALLSIWILPRQVWMDQLGRVGLLSGILFIMLGLGSDGVPPLVQSRTPPPAMMGLSNIPASLGGYSYLVMKLGPLQLTRKGLAVASTSACLTFTIFQSASLCLSTTTPEELAAALRWFMLPLARVGVPVSEVILTLLLSLRFISLVFDEVRNAALGIVARRINWKHLTIMETVEIFFIYVRRIFKNIFSHAEQITQAMIVRGFRGDANTHKIYFLRNSSFRFADFVSLLFLGGVIGAAILSEYYLI